The following proteins are encoded in a genomic region of Poecilia reticulata strain Guanapo linkage group LG11, Guppy_female_1.0+MT, whole genome shotgun sequence:
- the LOC103472788 gene encoding H-2 class I histocompatibility antigen, Q10 alpha chain-like isoform X1, with the protein MSXLAVLVLLGTGMTVNSEKHSLTYIYTAFSKPVNLPGLHEFTAMGLLDKNMIDYYDSDHQVKVPKQDWMEKHLEKEYWEKGTQSRKSKQQWFKVNIDILMKRMRQNNTDTHILQWMHGCEGETQPDGSMKFVRGMDMYNYDGNDFLSFDDDNQVWVAPIHAAKETKRKWDEVQVLKEYTKGYLEKECMEWMSKFRGFGKEQLLKATPPEVHLFTRKANIEQNIILTCLATGFYPGEIILEIKRNGRVLTPEDGLVTSGVRPNNDDTFQRRDHVEILKSDVSAYICEVEHLASKKHVNKTWENPFVEHKGGKMDIIIGVSVSFGIMVVAVAVTLVYLKLRTNXLDCDEEKSSHSSLNSVATSGSDENAKDAESAEKDNLLQNKPVLDIKKPGENKPLLDTDENAKDAKPAKKDNLLQSRDSMITSESDSTKDRASNPSLNSEDSSGSRQTNPSNDSGAELGSSPSTSIHSE; encoded by the exons ATGTCGYTCCTCGCTGTTTTGGTCCTTTTGGGGACTGGAATGACAGTGAACAGCG AAAAGCACTCCCTCACCTACATCTACACGGCCTTCTCCAAGCCAGTGAATCTCCCAGGGTTACATGAGTTCACTGCTATGGGTTTACtggataaaaatatgattgaCTACTATGACAGTGACCACCAAGTTAAAGTTCCCAAACAGGACTGGATGGAAAAGCATCTTGAAAAGGAGTACTGGGAGAAAGGCACCCAGTCCAGAAAGAGCAAGCAGCAATGGTTCAAGGTCAACATCGACATATTGATGAAACGAATGAGACAGAATAACACAG ATACCCATATTCTCCAGTGGATGCATGGCTGTGAGGGTGAAACTCAGCCTGATGGGTCGATGAAGTTTGTCCGTGGGATGGACATGTACAACTACGATGGAAACGACTTTCTGTCCTTTGATGACGACAATCAGGTTTGGGTTGCTCCCATTCATGCAGCAAAAGAAACCAAGAGGAAGTGGGATGAGGTCCAGGTGTTGAAGGAATACACCAAGGGCTACCTGGAGAAAGAGTGCATGGAATGGATGAGCAAGTTTAGAGGCTTTGGGAAAGAGCAGCTTTTAAAGGCCA CTCCACCTGAAGTCCACTTGTTCACACGAAAGGCCAAcattgaacaaaacattatcTTGACGTGTCTGGCGACGGGCTTCTATCCAGGAGAAATAATCCTGGAGATCAAAAGAAATGGTCGTGTCCTGACTCCAGAGGATGGGTTGGTGACCTCTGGAGTTCGCCCAAATAATGACGACACCTTCCAGAGGAGAGATCATGTAGAGATTTTAAAGTCTGATGTTTCGGCCTACATCTGTGAAGTCGAGCATCTTGCCTCTAAAAAGCATGTTAATAAGACATGGG aAAACCCTTTTGTAGAacacaaaggaggaaaaatggACATCATCAttggtgtttctgtttctttcggGATTATGGTTGTGGCTGTTGCTGTGACACTTGTCTACCTTAAGCTGAGGACAAACCRACTTG ATtgtgatgaagaaaaatcttCTCATTCAA GTTTAAATTCTGTTGCCACCTCTGGATCTG ATGAAAATGCCAAAGATGCAGAATCAGCTGAGAAAGATAATCTGCTGCAAA ATAAACCAGTCCTTGATATAAAGAAACCTGGTGAGAACAAGCCCCTCCTGGATACTG ATGAAAATGCCAAAGATGCAAAACCAGCTAAGAAAGACAATCTGCTGCAAA GCCGAGATTCTATGATCACTTCTGAGTCGG ATTCCACTAAAGACAGAGCCTCTAATCCAA GTCTAAATTCTGAGGATTCCTCTGGATCAA GACAAACCAATCCATCCAACGATTCTGGTGCTGAAC TGGGCTCATCTCCTAGTACCAGCATTCACAGCGAGTGA
- the LOC103472788 gene encoding H-2 class I histocompatibility antigen, Q10 alpha chain-like isoform X2: protein MSXLAVLVLLGTGMTVNSEKHSLTYIYTAFSKPVNLPGLHEFTAMGLLDKNMIDYYDSDHQVKVPKQDWMEKHLEKEYWEKGTQSRKSKQQWFKVNIDILMKRMRQNNTDTHILQWMHGCEGETQPDGSMKFVRGMDMYNYDGNDFLSFDDDNQVWVAPIHAAKETKRKWDEVQVLKEYTKGYLEKECMEWMSKFRGFGKEQLLKATPPEVHLFTRKANIEQNIILTCLATGFYPGEIILEIKRNGRVLTPEDGLVTSGVRPNNDDTFQRRDHVEILKSDVSAYICEVEHLASKKHVNKTWENPFVEHKGGKMDIIIGVSVSFGIMVVAVAVTLVYLKLRTNXLDCDEEKSSHSSLNSVATSGSDENAKDAESAEKDNLLQNKPVLDIKKPGENKPLLDTGRDSMITSESDSTKDRASNPSLNSEDSSGSRQTNPSNDSGAELGSSPSTSIHSE, encoded by the exons ATGTCGYTCCTCGCTGTTTTGGTCCTTTTGGGGACTGGAATGACAGTGAACAGCG AAAAGCACTCCCTCACCTACATCTACACGGCCTTCTCCAAGCCAGTGAATCTCCCAGGGTTACATGAGTTCACTGCTATGGGTTTACtggataaaaatatgattgaCTACTATGACAGTGACCACCAAGTTAAAGTTCCCAAACAGGACTGGATGGAAAAGCATCTTGAAAAGGAGTACTGGGAGAAAGGCACCCAGTCCAGAAAGAGCAAGCAGCAATGGTTCAAGGTCAACATCGACATATTGATGAAACGAATGAGACAGAATAACACAG ATACCCATATTCTCCAGTGGATGCATGGCTGTGAGGGTGAAACTCAGCCTGATGGGTCGATGAAGTTTGTCCGTGGGATGGACATGTACAACTACGATGGAAACGACTTTCTGTCCTTTGATGACGACAATCAGGTTTGGGTTGCTCCCATTCATGCAGCAAAAGAAACCAAGAGGAAGTGGGATGAGGTCCAGGTGTTGAAGGAATACACCAAGGGCTACCTGGAGAAAGAGTGCATGGAATGGATGAGCAAGTTTAGAGGCTTTGGGAAAGAGCAGCTTTTAAAGGCCA CTCCACCTGAAGTCCACTTGTTCACACGAAAGGCCAAcattgaacaaaacattatcTTGACGTGTCTGGCGACGGGCTTCTATCCAGGAGAAATAATCCTGGAGATCAAAAGAAATGGTCGTGTCCTGACTCCAGAGGATGGGTTGGTGACCTCTGGAGTTCGCCCAAATAATGACGACACCTTCCAGAGGAGAGATCATGTAGAGATTTTAAAGTCTGATGTTTCGGCCTACATCTGTGAAGTCGAGCATCTTGCCTCTAAAAAGCATGTTAATAAGACATGGG aAAACCCTTTTGTAGAacacaaaggaggaaaaatggACATCATCAttggtgtttctgtttctttcggGATTATGGTTGTGGCTGTTGCTGTGACACTTGTCTACCTTAAGCTGAGGACAAACCRACTTG ATtgtgatgaagaaaaatcttCTCATTCAA GTTTAAATTCTGTTGCCACCTCTGGATCTG ATGAAAATGCCAAAGATGCAGAATCAGCTGAGAAAGATAATCTGCTGCAAA ATAAACCAGTCCTTGATATAAAGAAACCTGGTGAGAACAAGCCCCTCCTGGATACTG GCCGAGATTCTATGATCACTTCTGAGTCGG ATTCCACTAAAGACAGAGCCTCTAATCCAA GTCTAAATTCTGAGGATTCCTCTGGATCAA GACAAACCAATCCATCCAACGATTCTGGTGCTGAAC TGGGCTCATCTCCTAGTACCAGCATTCACAGCGAGTGA